A stretch of the Massilia sp. W12 genome encodes the following:
- the fdhD gene encoding formate dehydrogenase accessory sulfurtransferase FdhD, translating into MTQQFGAQDEWRYEDGLRASGVTRFAQGQAGQEEDDSLASEVPVVMEYNGIAHAVLMATPCDLEDFARGFTMSANIAPANAIYGIDLQRQTLANGVAAWQAQIELASADFSQLKQQRRSMSGNTGCGVCGLESLRGLDLDLPQVTARGVSRTALQAAAAALPAAQVLNQRCGAMHAAAWFDAKGNLQLIREDVGRHNALDKLIGAMAQKHSVRDENGFCLMSSRASYELIQKAARAGISILATVSAPTALAAQLAQQAGLCLLGFVRGAGLVCYAGQERVGA; encoded by the coding sequence ATGACACAGCAGTTTGGCGCGCAAGATGAATGGCGCTATGAAGACGGCTTGCGCGCAAGCGGCGTCACCCGTTTTGCCCAGGGCCAGGCGGGACAGGAGGAAGACGACAGCCTGGCCTCTGAAGTCCCGGTCGTCATGGAATACAACGGCATCGCCCATGCGGTGCTGATGGCCACCCCCTGCGATTTGGAAGACTTTGCGCGCGGCTTCACCATGAGCGCCAATATCGCGCCCGCCAACGCGATTTATGGCATCGACCTGCAGCGCCAAACTCTGGCCAATGGCGTTGCCGCCTGGCAGGCGCAGATCGAATTGGCCAGCGCTGATTTTTCCCAACTCAAACAACAGCGCCGCAGCATGAGCGGCAACACCGGCTGCGGCGTGTGCGGGCTGGAAAGCTTGCGCGGGCTGGACCTGGATTTGCCGCAGGTGACAGCGCGCGGCGTGTCGCGCACCGCACTGCAAGCAGCCGCCGCCGCGCTGCCGGCGGCGCAAGTCTTAAACCAGCGCTGCGGCGCCATGCACGCCGCCGCCTGGTTTGATGCGAAGGGCAATCTGCAACTGATACGCGAAGATGTGGGGCGACACAATGCGCTGGATAAATTAATCGGCGCCATGGCGCAAAAACACAGCGTGCGGGATGAAAACGGCTTTTGTCTGATGAGTTCGCGCGCCAGCTATGAACTGATCCAAAAAGCCGCACGCGCCGGCATCAGCATTTTGGCCACCGTGTCCGCCCCGACCGCGCTGGCGGCGCAATTGGCGCAGCAGGCCGGACTTTGCTTACTGGGCTTTGTGCGCGGGGCGGGTTTGGTGTGTTATGCGGGGCAGGAGCGGGTGGGGGCGT
- a CDS encoding FdhF/YdeP family oxidoreductase, whose amino-acid sequence MQSKVVKVYKRPAGGWGALKSVAQQVFEQGIPLKGAKTLLSANQPDGFDCPGCAWPDREHSSSFEFCENGAKAVAAESTARRATPELISSYTVSELAAQSDYWLEQQGRLTAPMRYVRETDRYQEISWDEAFARIARQLAALPSPDDAFFYTSGRTSNEAAFLYQLFVREFGTNNLPDSANLCHEPSGVSMREVIGVGKGTVELSDFAETEAIFVFGQNPGTNHPRMLGELRAAAKRGAAIVSFNPLRERGLEKFQNPQSALEMLSDSASPISSDYFQIQVGGDMACLKGMIKVVLEEDAKAQAAGSTRVIDTAFIDEHCVGFAELKADVEAESWDLICRESGLSEAEIRRAAAIYIKAKSVIACWGMGITQHKYSVATIQMIVNLLLLRGNLGRPGAGACPVRGHSNVQGDRTMGIVSKPAPALLDRLDQVFGIQSPRKAGCDSVATIAAMEAQPGKVLFALGGNFATATPDTERTRAALRQCAMTVHVTTKLNRSHLVCGQEAILLPCLGRTEIDMQAGRAQAISVEDSMSMVHLSSGINPPAAPGLLSEPVIVARLAQATFAALGRRSKIDWLKLVQDYDSIRDLIEKTFDDFKDFNLRVKKPGGFHLRNTAAERVWVTANKKANFKVHPIAQDTPVHRARAAAGDKLVFNLSTVRSHDQYNTTIYGMNDRYRGVFGERRVLFIHEADMQAQGLQAGQWVDIESLYEDGVKRVAERFMLAPYNIPRGCLAAYFPETNCLAPLDAVADVARTPTTKSLPVVLHARRDVA is encoded by the coding sequence ATGCAAAGCAAGGTAGTCAAAGTCTATAAACGCCCGGCTGGCGGCTGGGGCGCATTGAAAAGCGTGGCGCAACAAGTTTTTGAGCAGGGCATCCCGCTCAAAGGCGCCAAAACCCTGTTATCAGCCAATCAACCGGACGGCTTTGACTGTCCGGGCTGCGCCTGGCCCGACCGCGAACATTCTTCCAGCTTTGAATTTTGTGAAAACGGCGCCAAGGCCGTAGCCGCCGAATCGACCGCGCGGCGCGCCACCCCGGAATTGATTTCCAGCTACACCGTGAGCGAATTGGCGGCGCAATCCGACTATTGGCTGGAGCAGCAAGGGCGGCTCACCGCGCCGATGCGCTATGTGCGCGAGACTGACCGCTATCAGGAAATTTCCTGGGATGAAGCGTTTGCCCGCATCGCGCGCCAGCTGGCCGCCTTGCCCAGCCCCGACGACGCCTTCTTCTACACCTCGGGCCGCACCAGCAATGAAGCGGCCTTCCTCTACCAATTATTTGTGCGCGAATTCGGCACCAATAATCTGCCCGACAGCGCCAATCTGTGCCATGAACCGTCCGGCGTATCGATGCGCGAAGTCATCGGCGTGGGCAAGGGCACGGTGGAATTATCGGACTTCGCCGAAACCGAAGCGATTTTCGTGTTCGGCCAAAACCCCGGCACCAATCACCCGCGCATGCTGGGCGAATTGCGCGCCGCCGCCAAACGCGGCGCCGCGATTGTCAGCTTCAATCCTTTGCGCGAGCGCGGCCTGGAAAAATTCCAAAATCCGCAAAGCGCCCTTGAAATGCTGTCAGACAGCGCCAGTCCGATTTCCTCTGACTATTTCCAGATCCAGGTCGGCGGCGATATGGCCTGCCTCAAAGGCATGATCAAAGTCGTGCTGGAAGAAGACGCCAAAGCGCAGGCTGCAGGCAGCACGCGCGTGATAGACACCGCCTTTATTGATGAGCACTGCGTCGGCTTTGCCGAACTCAAGGCCGATGTCGAAGCCGAATCCTGGGACTTGATTTGCCGCGAATCCGGCTTGAGCGAAGCCGAGATCCGGCGCGCCGCTGCGATTTACATCAAGGCCAAAAGCGTGATTGCCTGCTGGGGCATGGGCATCACCCAGCACAAATATTCCGTCGCCACAATCCAGATGATCGTCAACCTCTTGCTCTTGCGCGGCAATCTGGGCCGCCCCGGCGCCGGCGCCTGCCCGGTGCGCGGGCACAGCAATGTGCAAGGCGACCGCACCATGGGCATTGTCAGCAAACCGGCCCCGGCCCTGCTTGACCGCTTAGACCAGGTGTTTGGCATCCAAAGCCCGCGCAAAGCCGGTTGTGATTCCGTGGCCACGATTGCCGCAATGGAAGCGCAGCCCGGCAAAGTGCTGTTTGCCCTGGGCGGCAACTTCGCCACCGCCACCCCCGACACCGAACGCACCCGCGCCGCGCTGCGCCAATGCGCCATGACCGTGCACGTCACCACCAAGCTCAACCGCAGCCACCTGGTGTGCGGCCAAGAAGCGATTTTGCTGCCCTGCTTAGGGCGCACCGAAATTGATATGCAGGCTGGCCGGGCGCAAGCCATCTCGGTGGAAGACTCGATGAGCATGGTGCACCTGTCTTCCGGCATCAATCCGCCGGCTGCCCCCGGCCTCTTGTCAGAACCGGTGATTGTGGCGCGTCTGGCGCAAGCCACCTTCGCCGCACTGGGCCGGCGCAGCAAAATCGATTGGCTCAAGCTGGTGCAAGACTATGACAGCATCCGCGACCTGATCGAAAAAACTTTTGATGACTTCAAAGACTTCAATCTCCGCGTAAAAAAACCGGGCGGCTTCCATTTGCGCAACACCGCTGCTGAGCGGGTCTGGGTCACGGCGAATAAAAAAGCCAATTTCAAAGTGCATCCGATTGCGCAAGACACCCCGGTGCACCGCGCCCGCGCCGCCGCCGGCGACAAGCTGGTGTTCAACCTGTCCACCGTGCGCTCACATGATCAATACAACACCACGATTTACGGCATGAACGACCGTTATCGCGGTGTGTTCGGCGAGCGCCGCGTGCTGTTCATCCACGAAGCCGATATGCAAGCCCAGGGTTTGCAAGCCGGGCAGTGGGTGGATATTGAAAGCCTGTACGAAGATGGCGTCAAACGTGTCGCCGAGCGCTTCATGCTGGCGCCATACAACATCCCGCGCGGCTGTCTGGCGGCGTATTTCCCGGAAACCAATTGCTTAGCGCCGCTGGATGCGGTGGCCGATGTGGCGCGCACCCCGACCACCAAATCCTTGCCGGTGGTCTTGCATGCGCGGCGGGACGTTGCATGA
- a CDS encoding prolyl oligopeptidase family serine peptidase — protein sequence MKAELTAGLLAALLPLSALAQNAACLHSAHSFQYPASKKVEQVDLMHGVRVADPYRWLEENNSPQVAQWVGAQNSFARSWIDQYPQRSAIHTRLSALWNFSRYTVPEQQGGLYLFAHNNGLQNQAPLYVQKNWQDAPRMILDPNTLSADGTLALEHAKLSPDGRYLAYAVAGAGSDWNEVRVRDVASGKDTKDLLQWVKFSEPAWAADGSGFYYSRYDEPKGGGKYADANYYQKLYFHKLGTAQSEDRLVFESRENKTWMFEAKPTEDGRYLLIDVGMGGERKNRFYLQDLKDEKSKLVKLLDKSDGEYHFIGSRGAELYFRTNKDAPRSRVVRMRADTPEQQEVLVAEREYNLTEAEMMGGQLILSYLKDAHSQVLQMDLDGKLVREVKLPGIGTAKDFKGGSSAEAFYSFANFSNPGVIYRYDLASGESRPVLSPKLQFDPAQYVTRQVFFKSRDGVRVPMFISHRKDLVLNGDNPTILYGYGGFNIAMTPAFSPANLAWMERGGVYVLVNLRGGGEYGKSWHEAGTLLQKQNTFNDFIAAGEWLIDNKYTKPARLASYGGSNGGLLVAATMLQRPDLFGAAMPAVGVHDMLRFHKFTIGWTWVSDYGSAENAQQFKALYAYSPLHNVKPDTCYPPTLILTGDHDDRVVPAHSYKLAAALQAAQGGSAPILLRVDMRAGHGKGKPTTKQIDEATDRLSFLSRVMGLSWSAPAQSKATGQ from the coding sequence ATGAAAGCTGAATTGACTGCCGGCCTGCTGGCCGCGCTGCTCCCGCTGAGCGCTTTAGCGCAAAACGCCGCCTGCCTGCACAGCGCCCATTCCTTCCAATATCCCGCCAGTAAAAAAGTCGAGCAAGTCGATCTGATGCACGGTGTGCGGGTGGCCGATCCGTATCGCTGGCTGGAAGAGAATAACAGCCCGCAAGTGGCGCAATGGGTCGGCGCGCAAAACAGTTTTGCGCGCAGCTGGATTGATCAATACCCGCAGCGCAGCGCGATTCATACGCGTTTGAGCGCGCTGTGGAATTTCAGCCGTTACACCGTGCCCGAGCAGCAAGGCGGCCTGTATCTGTTTGCGCACAACAACGGCTTGCAAAATCAAGCGCCGCTGTATGTGCAAAAAAACTGGCAGGACGCGCCGCGCATGATTCTCGATCCCAACACCTTGTCAGCAGACGGCACCTTGGCGCTGGAGCACGCCAAACTCAGCCCGGATGGCCGTTATCTGGCGTATGCAGTCGCCGGCGCCGGTTCCGACTGGAACGAAGTGCGGGTGCGCGACGTGGCCAGCGGCAAAGACACCAAAGATTTGCTGCAATGGGTCAAATTTTCCGAACCGGCCTGGGCCGCTGATGGCAGCGGTTTTTACTATTCCCGCTATGACGAACCGAAGGGCGGCGGCAAATATGCCGACGCCAACTACTACCAGAAACTGTATTTCCACAAATTGGGCACAGCGCAAAGCGAAGACCGCCTGGTGTTTGAGAGCCGCGAAAACAAGACCTGGATGTTTGAAGCCAAACCGACCGAAGACGGGCGCTATCTCTTAATTGATGTAGGCATGGGCGGCGAACGCAAAAACCGCTTCTACCTGCAAGACTTGAAAGACGAAAAAAGCAAGCTGGTGAAATTGCTCGACAAGAGCGATGGCGAATATCACTTCATCGGCAGCCGTGGCGCAGAATTGTATTTCCGCACCAATAAAGACGCCCCCCGTTCGCGCGTGGTGCGCATGCGCGCCGACACCCCGGAACAGCAGGAAGTGCTGGTGGCCGAACGTGAATACAATCTGACCGAGGCGGAAATGATGGGCGGCCAGCTGATCTTGAGCTATCTGAAAGACGCCCACAGCCAGGTCTTGCAAATGGATTTAGATGGCAAGCTGGTGCGAGAAGTCAAATTGCCCGGCATCGGCACGGCCAAAGATTTCAAAGGCGGCAGCAGCGCCGAAGCGTTTTATTCCTTTGCCAATTTCAGCAATCCCGGCGTGATTTACCGCTACGACCTGGCCAGCGGCGAAAGCCGGCCAGTGTTGTCGCCCAAATTGCAATTTGACCCGGCCCAATATGTCACGCGCCAAGTGTTTTTCAAGAGTCGCGACGGGGTGCGCGTGCCGATGTTCATCAGCCATCGCAAAGACCTGGTCTTAAATGGCGACAATCCGACCATTTTGTATGGCTACGGCGGCTTTAATATTGCGATGACGCCGGCCTTTTCCCCGGCCAATCTGGCCTGGATGGAGCGCGGCGGCGTGTATGTGCTGGTGAATTTGCGCGGCGGCGGCGAATATGGCAAAAGCTGGCATGAAGCCGGCACGCTTTTGCAAAAACAAAACACTTTTAACGACTTCATTGCCGCCGGCGAATGGCTGATCGACAACAAATATACCAAGCCGGCGCGCCTGGCCAGCTATGGCGGCAGCAACGGCGGCTTGCTGGTCGCGGCCACCATGCTGCAGCGGCCTGATTTGTTTGGCGCCGCCATGCCGGCAGTCGGCGTGCACGATATGTTGCGCTTCCATAAATTCACCATCGGCTGGACTTGGGTCTCAGACTACGGCTCAGCAGAGAATGCGCAACAATTCAAAGCCCTGTACGCCTATTCCCCGCTGCACAATGTCAAGCCCGACACCTGCTATCCGCCGACCTTGATTTTGACCGGCGACCATGACGACCGCGTGGTGCCGGCGCACAGCTACAAACTGGCGGCGGCGTTGCAAGCGGCGCAGGGCGGCAGCGCGCCGATTCTGTTGCGTGTGGATATGCGCGCAGGACACGGCAAAGGCAAACCCACCACCAAGCAGATCGACGAAGCAACTGACCGTTTAAGCTTCCTCTCGCGCGTGATGGGCTTAAGCTGGAGCGCCCCGGCGCAGAGCAAAGCCACGGGCCAATAA
- a CDS encoding methylamine utilization protein yields MKTDKGTGWMLHCGIGLAAYGMLAACQAASLNVQLSDGAGAALQDAVVAAIPEGGAPAKSNAGLIKIEQNGRKFIPAVTVLQTGSAVSFPNLDTVRHHIYSFSPAKKFEMKLYSGVPSENVVFDKPGVVTLGCNIHDKMIAWVVVVDTPYFAKSDAKGELKLDLPKGKYNLRVWHAQQAGSASAEQSLQITEQSQHLQIKVQTKGAPPLKQETKADELIY; encoded by the coding sequence ATGAAAACAGACAAGGGGACAGGGTGGATGCTGCATTGCGGCATCGGGCTGGCGGCATACGGCATGCTGGCGGCCTGCCAGGCGGCCAGCCTGAACGTGCAACTCAGCGATGGGGCCGGCGCAGCGCTGCAAGATGCGGTGGTGGCGGCGATTCCGGAAGGCGGCGCGCCTGCCAAAAGCAATGCCGGGCTGATCAAGATTGAGCAAAATGGCCGCAAATTCATCCCGGCTGTGACGGTGTTGCAAACCGGCAGCGCGGTTTCATTTCCCAATCTGGACACGGTGCGGCATCACATCTACAGCTTTTCGCCGGCCAAAAAATTTGAAATGAAGCTGTATTCCGGCGTGCCGTCAGAAAATGTGGTGTTTGACAAGCCCGGCGTGGTCACCCTGGGCTGCAATATCCATGACAAGATGATCGCCTGGGTAGTGGTGGTGGACACGCCGTATTTCGCCAAAAGCGACGCCAAGGGGGAGTTGAAACTCGATTTGCCCAAAGGCAAATACAATTTGCGCGTCTGGCATGCGCAGCAAGCCGGCAGCGCCAGCGCCGAGCAAAGTCTGCAGATCACAGAACAGAGCCAGCATCTGCAAATCAAGGTGCAAACCAAGGGCGCGCCGCCGCTCAAGCAAGAAACCAAAGCGGACGAATTGATTTATTAA
- a CDS encoding ATP-binding protein, with protein MDLLVSAAELEQMQMRAAQLQGAPCALALAALVWYQVETDGASARANLQKLHALLPSLKPGWEQEYVRMRMMLAQARIALLQAELPLAQQIAAQVWHIAQTQAALLAQDGGAAGLLLTCLQAVQARLDRLEGGKLRNPHLPAADETPPWQFHDHPARDLLFAGADAMHILAITANDAGNADLRDAHWNAMRHLALAAGDLLRARLPLLLSALRQRGAARELVLQEFGPFAPEEWAESSPALQACLLEYWGGVLFRQDDYAQAIKCFQQAFELAQCHCMNSRAIISGLSTGIAYATLNDHDTALKWKQRALDLANRCGWPVSIGTALVSCGETLRLLRQFGPARETMQQALHVLDGLQNSFNYAMALRNRGFLALDEQDPGLANQYFTALIERTRILHTPELEVDGLRGLALAWLHQGEAARALEVAQQALQLARTHENRSDQMECLQTLAAIWRQLPPQALPPPWRDDAQGAARLCLDLLEQAYQLAGQITQHQVSDSLLEALADAHAALHNFAAAYHWAQQAAAAREKTVSRAATARAIAMQVAYSTEEEQDRRRRHQQLALAEARRAGLLQQTTHTLTELGAIGQEITTHLQADAIFAILHNHVRELLAADAFCVYFLRAREHGPLMLELAYGIENGKALPPVAMALDDPHSYAIRCLREEREIQLELPASAPHLAQQLNASSTLPCLSCLYIPMQAGQRSIGVMSVQSCQEQAYQEQHLLIFRTLCAYAAIAFDNAHAYAQLQQTRQQLVAQEKLAALGGLVAGVAHELNTPLGNSMLMASALHLKTEQTIAGLENQSLRHANLAEYLEDAAQAAQLISKSLSTAATLVGSFKQVAVDRTSAKRRCFDLQQTCAELCATMMNQVRQRGHQLQLDIPANMLMDSYPGPLGQVLGHLISNALQHAYAPEQKGCMRLSARASSTRREWLELRFSDDGAGIAAAELRQVFDPFYTTRIGQGSIGLGLSICHNIVSSILGGVIRVESETGQGACFILDLPQICDNA; from the coding sequence ATGGATCTTCTGGTTTCTGCCGCAGAGCTGGAACAGATGCAGATGCGCGCAGCGCAGCTGCAAGGGGCCCCATGCGCGCTGGCCCTGGCTGCGCTGGTCTGGTATCAGGTGGAAACCGATGGCGCGAGCGCGCGCGCCAATTTGCAAAAACTGCACGCCCTGTTGCCAAGCCTCAAACCCGGTTGGGAGCAGGAATATGTGCGCATGCGCATGATGCTGGCGCAGGCCAGAATCGCCTTGCTGCAAGCCGAATTGCCATTGGCGCAACAAATCGCAGCCCAGGTCTGGCATATCGCGCAAACGCAAGCCGCGCTGCTGGCGCAGGATGGCGGCGCAGCCGGCTTGCTGTTGACCTGTTTGCAAGCAGTGCAAGCGCGGCTGGATCGTTTGGAAGGCGGCAAGCTGCGCAATCCGCACCTGCCAGCCGCAGATGAAACCCCGCCCTGGCAATTTCATGATCACCCGGCGCGCGATCTGCTGTTTGCCGGGGCCGACGCCATGCATATCCTGGCGATTACCGCGAATGACGCCGGGAACGCCGATTTGCGCGATGCGCACTGGAACGCCATGCGTCATCTGGCTCTGGCCGCCGGCGATTTGTTGCGCGCGCGATTGCCGCTGCTGTTATCGGCCTTGCGTCAGCGCGGCGCGGCGCGCGAGCTGGTGTTGCAGGAATTCGGCCCGTTTGCGCCAGAGGAATGGGCCGAATCAAGCCCGGCGCTGCAGGCCTGCCTGTTGGAATATTGGGGCGGGGTGCTGTTCCGGCAGGATGATTATGCGCAAGCGATTAAGTGTTTTCAGCAAGCTTTTGAACTGGCGCAATGCCATTGCATGAACAGCCGCGCGATTATCTCCGGACTCTCGACCGGCATCGCCTACGCCACCCTGAATGATCACGATACCGCTTTGAAATGGAAACAGCGTGCGCTTGATCTGGCCAACCGTTGCGGCTGGCCGGTAAGCATTGGCACGGCGCTGGTGTCTTGCGGCGAAACCTTGCGCTTGCTGCGCCAATTCGGGCCGGCGCGGGAAACCATGCAACAGGCTTTGCATGTGCTGGACGGCTTGCAAAACTCGTTCAATTACGCCATGGCCTTGCGCAATCGCGGCTTTTTGGCGCTGGATGAGCAAGACCCCGGCTTGGCGAATCAGTATTTCACGGCGCTGATTGAGCGCACCCGGATTTTGCATACGCCGGAGCTGGAAGTGGACGGCTTGCGCGGGCTGGCGCTGGCCTGGCTGCATCAGGGCGAGGCGGCGCGCGCGCTGGAAGTGGCGCAGCAAGCGCTGCAATTGGCGCGCACGCATGAAAATCGCAGCGACCAGATGGAGTGCCTGCAAACGCTGGCGGCGATCTGGCGTCAATTGCCGCCGCAAGCCTTGCCGCCGCCATGGCGCGACGATGCGCAAGGCGCCGCCCGCCTGTGCCTGGATTTATTGGAGCAGGCGTATCAATTAGCCGGCCAAATCACCCAGCATCAAGTGTCCGACAGCCTGCTCGAAGCCTTAGCCGATGCGCATGCCGCCTTGCACAATTTCGCCGCCGCCTACCACTGGGCGCAACAGGCGGCGGCGGCGCGTGAAAAAACTGTCAGCCGCGCCGCCACTGCGCGCGCCATCGCCATGCAAGTGGCGTACAGCACAGAAGAAGAACAGGACAGGCGGCGGCGCCATCAGCAATTGGCCTTGGCCGAAGCGCGCCGCGCCGGCTTGCTGCAACAAACCACGCACACCCTGACCGAACTTGGCGCCATCGGCCAGGAAATCACCACCCATTTGCAAGCCGATGCGATTTTTGCGATTTTGCACAATCATGTGCGCGAATTGCTGGCGGCGGATGCGTTTTGCGTGTATTTCCTCAGAGCGCGCGAGCATGGCCCGCTGATGTTGGAGCTGGCGTATGGAATTGAAAACGGCAAAGCGCTGCCGCCTGTTGCGATGGCGCTGGATGATCCGCATTCGTATGCCATCCGCTGCCTGCGCGAGGAACGCGAGATTCAACTCGAATTGCCGGCCAGCGCGCCGCATCTGGCGCAGCAGTTAAACGCCAGCAGCACCCTGCCCTGCTTGAGCTGTTTGTATATTCCGATGCAAGCCGGACAGCGCAGCATCGGCGTAATGAGTGTGCAATCCTGTCAGGAGCAGGCTTATCAGGAACAGCATTTATTGATTTTCCGCACCCTGTGCGCGTATGCCGCAATCGCCTTTGACAATGCGCATGCGTATGCCCAGCTGCAGCAAACCCGGCAGCAATTGGTGGCGCAGGAAAAATTGGCGGCGCTGGGCGGGCTGGTGGCGGGCGTGGCGCATGAACTCAACACCCCGCTTGGCAACAGCATGTTGATGGCCTCAGCCCTGCATTTGAAAACCGAGCAAACCATCGCCGGCCTGGAAAACCAAAGCCTGCGCCACGCCAATCTGGCCGAATATCTGGAAGATGCGGCGCAGGCGGCGCAATTGATCAGCAAAAGCCTGTCCACCGCCGCCACCCTGGTTGGCAGTTTCAAACAGGTGGCGGTCGATCGCACCAGCGCGAAACGGCGCTGTTTTGACTTGCAGCAAACCTGCGCCGAATTGTGCGCCACCATGATGAATCAGGTGCGCCAGCGCGGCCATCAATTGCAGCTCGACATACCCGCCAATATGCTGATGGACAGCTACCCCGGCCCCTTGGGCCAGGTGTTGGGGCATTTGATCAGCAACGCCTTGCAACATGCTTATGCGCCGGAGCAAAAGGGTTGCATGCGCTTATCGGCGCGCGCCTCCAGCACGCGGCGCGAATGGCTGGAATTGCGTTTTTCCGATGACGGGGCCGGCATCGCCGCAGCCGAGTTGCGTCAGGTCTTTGATCCTTTTTACACCACCCGCATCGGCCAGGGCAGCATCGGACTCGGTTTATCGATTTGCCACAATATTGTCAGCAGCATCCTGGGCGGCGTGATCCGGGTGGAGAGCGAAACCGGGCAAGGGGCTTGCTTCATTCTTGATTTGCCGCAAATCTGCGACAATGCGTAA